The proteins below come from a single Pseudomonadota bacterium genomic window:
- a CDS encoding glycosyltransferase — protein sequence MDRPEDLELWRGLAKPLLSVVIPVLNESASLPATLAALGLERFGGTVEVIVVDGGSHDDSAALAAAAGCRVLVCRPSGRGRQMNLGAAAARGRYLLFLHADTRIPDNAFIKICRSLARPGVALGAFSLALDEPGVRFRLLEKLVHWRSRFWGLPYGDQGFFVRAETFAGVGGFWSEGLLEDVDFLRRIKPTGRLVLLPEKILTSARRWRRNGFWRVTLVNQMILLGYWLGVPPHVLFRFYYGGVSGGD from the coding sequence ATCGATCGGCCTGAAGATCTCGAGCTCTGGCGGGGTTTGGCAAAACCTCTGCTCAGTGTGGTGATTCCGGTTCTGAATGAATCGGCCAGTTTGCCCGCGACCCTGGCAGCCTTGGGGCTGGAGCGTTTTGGGGGAACGGTTGAAGTCATCGTCGTGGACGGTGGCAGCCATGATGACTCCGCCGCTTTGGCGGCCGCCGCAGGTTGCCGGGTGCTGGTTTGCCGACCTTCCGGTCGGGGAAGGCAGATGAATCTGGGGGCGGCGGCCGCCCGCGGGCGCTATTTGCTGTTTCTTCATGCCGACACCCGGATTCCAGACAACGCTTTTATCAAAATCTGTCGGAGCCTGGCCCGGCCGGGAGTCGCGCTCGGCGCTTTCAGCCTGGCTCTGGACGAGCCCGGAGTTCGTTTTCGCCTGCTCGAGAAACTGGTGCACTGGCGCAGTCGCTTTTGGGGTTTGCCCTATGGCGATCAGGGTTTTTTTGTTCGAGCTGAAACCTTTGCCGGGGTCGGTGGTTTTTGGTCGGAAGGGTTGCTTGAGGATGTCGATTTTCTGCGCCGCATCAAACCGACGGGACGGTTGGTTTTGTTGCCAGAGAAAATTCTGACCTCGGCGCGGCGCTGGCGGCGAAACGGGTTCTGGCGAGTAACCCTGGTCAATCAAATGATTTTGCTTGGTTATTGGCTGGGTGTGCCGCCGCATGTTCTCTTTCGTTTCTATTATGGCGGCGTTTCCGGCGGCGACTGA